Proteins encoded in a region of the Veillonella parvula genome:
- a CDS encoding YnfA family protein: MLLSILFFILAGLAEIGGGYLVWLYMRDDKGLVYLIAGAFILFLYGIIPTFQPEASFGKVYAAYGGVFIALSILWGWLVDGLRPDMYDIIGGLVCLVGVYIIMYAPR; this comes from the coding sequence ATGCTCTTATCTATTCTATTCTTTATACTAGCAGGACTTGCGGAAATCGGTGGCGGCTATCTCGTATGGCTCTACATGCGTGACGACAAAGGTCTAGTTTACCTAATCGCAGGTGCTTTTATTTTATTCTTATATGGCATCATCCCTACCTTCCAGCCAGAAGCTAGCTTTGGGAAAGTATACGCAGCATACGGCGGCGTATTCATTGCCCTCTCTATTCTATGGGGCTGGCTTGTGGATGGCTTACGACCAGATATGTACGATATCATCGGCGGTCTTGTATGTCTCGTAGGTGTATATATCATCATGTATGCGCCACGGTAA
- a CDS encoding nicotinate-nucleotide--dimethylbenzimidazole phosphoribosyltransferase, with protein MRTFKVEPLDTQAMETCRFRIDNLTKPIYSLAMLETIAERFAGILGDPKPNHLRQGVLVVAADHLVDGPQNDQHGSESYAAIKRFNEGRTATQGAAAKLNATVHVVNVGLEQDTSDLTNIEQQVIRNGSHFFGVEPAISRDELDRAIELGFTYADKLHRDGLQVVAIGNIGERTFLDSLVTTATITGCAYENILVHNEYGPTIEQRAAHIHSFVDRFNISVDDWSALSESERRNAVLNLLHVAGGLDIAFLTAFILGAASHRMAVVFDNIVTGAAVLAAVTIEPLVKNYVFPSAAYDEPIHDEPIHKEQCRFLGVKPYLDYKLLIDEALGSTMGLSVINASMHMLNDMKTFVEAEVSVAEDGAGKGRQKDKE; from the coding sequence ATGAGAACTTTCAAAGTTGAGCCGTTAGATACACAAGCAATGGAAACATGTCGATTCCGTATTGATAATTTGACAAAGCCTATCTATAGCCTGGCTATGTTAGAAACTATAGCGGAGCGTTTTGCAGGGATTTTAGGAGACCCTAAACCAAATCATTTGCGTCAAGGTGTGCTCGTTGTGGCAGCTGATCACTTGGTAGATGGACCGCAAAATGATCAACATGGTAGTGAAAGTTATGCTGCTATAAAACGCTTTAATGAGGGAAGAACAGCTACACAAGGGGCTGCAGCTAAATTAAATGCTACAGTACATGTGGTGAATGTAGGTCTAGAACAAGACACTTCTGATTTAACAAATATTGAGCAACAGGTGATTCGGAATGGGTCCCATTTCTTTGGCGTAGAACCTGCTATTTCTCGCGATGAATTAGACCGTGCTATTGAGCTAGGTTTTACCTATGCAGATAAGTTACATAGAGATGGATTACAAGTGGTGGCTATTGGCAATATAGGGGAGAGGACCTTTCTGGACTCTCTTGTAACGACGGCGACAATCACAGGTTGTGCCTATGAGAATATTCTCGTTCATAATGAATATGGCCCTACGATAGAGCAACGCGCTGCTCATATTCATTCTTTTGTAGATCGATTTAATATTTCTGTGGATGATTGGTCTGCTTTGAGTGAAAGCGAGCGCCGTAATGCGGTATTGAACTTGCTTCACGTAGCGGGTGGTTTAGATATTGCATTTTTAACGGCCTTTATCTTAGGGGCTGCTAGCCATCGCATGGCTGTAGTCTTTGATAATATAGTAACTGGTGCAGCTGTTTTAGCGGCGGTTACCATTGAACCGCTAGTTAAGAACTATGTGTTCCCGTCGGCTGCCTATGATGAGCCTATACATGATGAGCCCATACATAAGGAACAATGTCGCTTCTTAGGGGTAAAGCCTTATTTAGACTATAAACTGCTAATTGATGAAGCCTTAGGTTCTACCATGGGCCTATCTGTTATCAATGCATCTATGCATATGCTAAATGACATGAAAACCTTCGTTGAAGCGGAGGTGAGTGTAGCCGAAGATGGGGCTGGTAAAGGTAGACAAAAGGATAAAGAATAA
- the cobT gene encoding nicotinate-nucleotide--dimethylbenzimidazole phosphoribosyltransferase produces MSLLQETCGAITGRSLKIEQHIFNNWNAESPVELYGRLVDVVAQYGAATNQEQVTVPKPCMIIASADHGVADMGVSAYPKETTVGMTQNYLIPKGAGANSLANYCGAQMEVIDMGIDADMSWVPGLRSHKLGMGTKNFVEEPAMTREQAVEGIETGIRLVKEKIDEGFNVFLVGEMGISNTTASALMTAKFAGLTAEEATGRGTNISDERLKLKQRIVHDVLEKYKDIPKDDAIGILSSVGGFEFACIVGVILGAAANHGLVIIDGFNTSACALVAKTLAPKAMDYVMASHLSAEKAAKSSLENLGLEAYVDLGLCLGEASGGSIQMGMLDLAVHMYMAITGGNK; encoded by the coding sequence ATGAGTTTGTTACAAGAAACTTGTGGCGCTATTACAGGTCGCAGCTTAAAGATTGAACAACATATATTTAATAACTGGAATGCAGAATCGCCGGTGGAACTATATGGTCGTCTTGTAGATGTTGTGGCTCAATATGGAGCGGCTACGAATCAAGAGCAGGTAACCGTGCCAAAACCATGTATGATTATTGCTTCTGCGGATCATGGCGTAGCTGATATGGGGGTCAGTGCGTATCCCAAGGAAACAACTGTTGGGATGACACAAAATTACCTGATTCCTAAAGGGGCGGGTGCTAATTCTCTAGCGAATTACTGTGGTGCTCAAATGGAAGTTATCGATATGGGCATTGATGCGGATATGAGTTGGGTTCCAGGCCTTCGTAGTCATAAACTGGGGATGGGTACAAAAAACTTTGTAGAAGAGCCCGCCATGACGCGCGAACAAGCCGTGGAGGGCATCGAAACAGGGATTCGTCTAGTAAAAGAAAAAATCGATGAAGGCTTTAACGTATTTTTGGTAGGTGAAATGGGCATATCAAATACGACAGCTAGTGCTCTTATGACGGCTAAGTTTGCAGGACTTACAGCGGAAGAGGCGACAGGACGAGGAACGAATATTTCCGATGAACGACTTAAACTAAAGCAACGCATTGTTCATGATGTACTGGAGAAATATAAGGATATTCCTAAAGACGATGCCATTGGAATTTTATCTTCTGTAGGTGGCTTTGAATTTGCTTGTATTGTGGGTGTTATCTTAGGCGCTGCAGCAAATCATGGGTTAGTTATTATCGATGGATTTAATACATCGGCTTGTGCATTGGTGGCTAAAACATTGGCTCCAAAAGCGATGGATTATGTGATGGCTTCACATTTATCTGCTGAAAAAGCGGCCAAATCTTCCTTAGAAAATTTAGGCCTTGAAGCCTATGTAGATTTAGGTCTTTGTTTAGGTGAGGCTTCTGGTGGATCCATACAAATGGGGATGCTAGATCTTGCGGTGCATATGTATATGGCCATTACAGGAGGTAATAAATGA
- a CDS encoding prephenate dehydrogenase yields the protein MSKTVGIIGLGLLGGSLAKALKEYTDYEVVGYARRQEVCDAAIQDGVVKAAWTEVEPLIKNSDIVVFSLPPDTNARLFTETAHLFRPGQVVTDVSSAKENFVRAVYESIPKGTVFVSVHPMAGSEKGGYEVSHKNLFKGMGWIVLEDKASDVYSEEVAQELADMGRALGSRIEFVDIYAHDAYLAMVSHMPHLLASILTQVSGGDELGELRMKLSAGGFRDCTRVAGGLPSMWREIIYGNRRNVIEGLTQVEAEIQRVKKILLQEDDGQELEIYLERSREIRGKLPYLTGQIKDN from the coding sequence ATGAGTAAGACCGTAGGCATTATTGGCTTAGGCCTATTAGGTGGATCCTTGGCAAAGGCCTTAAAGGAATATACAGATTATGAGGTAGTAGGCTATGCACGTCGTCAAGAGGTCTGTGATGCGGCCATTCAAGATGGTGTGGTAAAAGCTGCGTGGACTGAAGTTGAGCCATTGATTAAGAACTCAGATATCGTTGTGTTCTCCTTGCCACCTGATACAAATGCACGACTTTTTACTGAAACGGCTCATCTATTTAGACCGGGACAAGTCGTAACCGATGTATCTAGTGCGAAGGAAAATTTTGTACGAGCCGTTTATGAATCGATTCCTAAGGGGACCGTTTTCGTATCTGTCCATCCTATGGCAGGATCCGAAAAGGGTGGGTATGAAGTATCTCATAAAAACCTATTCAAAGGTATGGGCTGGATCGTGTTAGAAGATAAGGCATCTGATGTATATAGTGAAGAAGTAGCTCAAGAATTAGCTGACATGGGTCGTGCCTTAGGGTCTCGTATCGAGTTTGTCGATATTTATGCTCACGATGCATATCTGGCTATGGTTAGTCATATGCCTCACTTATTGGCCTCTATTTTAACACAAGTTTCGGGAGGCGATGAATTGGGCGAATTACGCATGAAGTTATCTGCTGGCGGTTTCCGTGATTGCACCCGTGTTGCAGGTGGATTACCATCGATGTGGCGTGAAATTATTTATGGGAATCGTCGTAATGTCATTGAAGGGCTCACACAGGTTGAAGCAGAAATTCAACGTGTAAAAAAGATACTTTTACAAGAGGATGACGGTCAAGAATTAGAAATCTATCTTGAACGAAGTCGCGAGATTCGAGGAAAGTTACCGTATTTAACTGGTCAAATCAAGGATAATTAA